A DNA window from Flavisolibacter ginsenosidimutans contains the following coding sequences:
- a CDS encoding vWA domain-containing protein, translated as MLYNYFQNISFAYPWLLPLLVAVPVLAWIHYSSLRKKKSSFTVSSAQHFKHRTAKNYLINLPFWLRLLALACLLLALARPQIRDVQSRNKGEGIDIMLCLDVSTSMLSRDFSPNRIEAAKEVAIDFVNSRPVDRIGLVAFSGESYTLSPLTTNHDLILQQIKSLRCGMLQDGTLIGEGLAKSVERLSSVGAKSKVVILMTDGKEEPPKTRIIDPLMALQIAKAKGVRVYTVGMAGTPEQQRANAGVLGTTSNLDDALLQRIAQETGGAYFKARDKETLQVIYSQIDRLEKSSFERITKTRVEEQYFYLLIAALFFLLLEALLRYTYLRTFP; from the coding sequence GCTTGTTGCCGTGCCGGTTCTTGCATGGATTCATTATTCTTCGCTGCGAAAGAAAAAGAGCAGTTTCACCGTTTCATCGGCACAGCATTTTAAGCACCGCACGGCAAAAAATTATTTGATCAACCTTCCGTTTTGGCTGCGCTTGCTGGCGCTTGCTTGCCTGCTGCTTGCGTTGGCCCGTCCGCAAATTCGCGACGTGCAAAGCCGTAACAAAGGCGAGGGCATTGACATCATGCTTTGCCTGGACGTAAGTACCAGCATGTTGTCGCGTGACTTCTCGCCCAACCGCATCGAAGCCGCTAAAGAAGTGGCCATTGATTTTGTGAACAGCCGTCCCGTTGACCGCATTGGCCTTGTAGCTTTTTCGGGTGAGAGTTATACCCTGTCGCCGCTCACCACCAATCACGATCTTATTCTTCAGCAAATAAAAAGTTTGCGCTGTGGCATGTTGCAGGACGGAACGCTGATTGGCGAAGGCCTGGCAAAATCGGTGGAACGTTTGTCCTCCGTTGGCGCAAAAAGCAAGGTGGTGATTTTGATGACCGACGGAAAAGAAGAGCCGCCAAAAACCCGCATCATTGATCCGTTGATGGCTTTGCAAATTGCGAAAGCAAAAGGGGTAAGAGTTTACACCGTAGGCATGGCCGGCACGCCGGAACAACAACGTGCCAATGCCGGTGTGTTGGGCACGACCTCCAACCTTGATGACGCCTTGCTGCAACGCATTGCGCAGGAAACCGGGGGCGCTTATTTTAAAGCAAGAGATAAAGAAACGCTGCAAGTCATTTATTCGCAAATTGACCGCCTGGAAAAATCAAGCTTCGAACGCATCACCAAAACACGGGTAGAAGAGCAATACTTTTATCTGTTGATAGCGGCCCTGTTCTTTCTACTTTTGGAAGCGCTTTTGCGGTACACGTACTTGCGCACATTTCCTTAA
- the rsgA gene encoding ribosome small subunit-dependent GTPase A → MTGIVYKSTGSWYSVKGDDGKFYNARIKGVFKIDDITSTNPIAVGDAVEFETENEGEASVIITKIGDRKNYVARQSPRAKHAHHIVAANLDQSLMLATIKEPRTSQGFIDRFLVACEMYHVPAIVVFNKTDVYKEKDWKEFERLKTIYEAVGYKAFAMSLKERKGLDEIKETLKEKTTLISGHSGVGKSSFINAVIPDSKIKTQDVSGWSGKGQHTTTFAEMYDLPFDGKLIDTPGMREFGLVDVKKEELSGYFPEMRARLNDCQFNNCQHINEPGCAIKQAVIDGEIDEDRYVSYVNILESLKDHEW, encoded by the coding sequence ATGACCGGCATTGTTTACAAATCCACAGGCAGTTGGTACAGCGTCAAAGGCGATGACGGCAAGTTTTACAATGCCCGCATTAAAGGCGTGTTCAAGATTGACGACATCACCTCCACCAATCCTATTGCCGTTGGTGATGCGGTGGAATTTGAAACTGAGAACGAAGGCGAAGCCTCGGTCATTATCACCAAAATTGGCGACCGCAAAAATTACGTGGCGCGACAATCGCCAAGAGCGAAACACGCACACCATATCGTTGCGGCCAATCTTGATCAATCGCTTATGCTGGCAACGATAAAAGAGCCGCGAACCTCGCAGGGCTTTATTGATCGCTTCCTTGTTGCCTGCGAAATGTACCACGTGCCGGCGATTGTTGTCTTCAACAAAACCGATGTTTATAAAGAGAAGGATTGGAAGGAATTTGAACGCCTGAAAACAATCTACGAGGCCGTCGGCTACAAGGCCTTTGCCATGAGTTTGAAAGAACGCAAAGGCCTGGACGAAATAAAAGAAACGCTCAAGGAAAAAACAACACTGATCAGCGGGCACAGCGGCGTAGGCAAATCATCGTTTATCAACGCTGTCATTCCAGACAGCAAAATAAAAACACAGGACGTAAGCGGCTGGAGCGGCAAGGGACAACACACCACCACCTTTGCCGAGATGTACGATCTTCCCTTCGACGGCAAGCTAATTGATACACCCGGTATGCGGGAGTTTGGTTTGGTTGACGTGAAGAAGGAAGAACTGTCAGGCTATTTTCCCGAGATGAGGGCAAGATTAAACGATTGCCAGTTCAATAATTGCCAGCACATTAATGAACCCGGTTGCGCCATTAAACAGGCGGTGATTGACGGCGAGATTGACGAAGACCGGTATGTGAGTTATGTGAACATTTTGGAATCATTAAAAGACCATGAGTGGTAA
- a CDS encoding L-threonylcarbamoyladenylate synthase: MLIHIHPDNPQDRLIKQVAEILKSGGVIVYPTDTIYGLGCDITQHKAVERICRIKGVDPQKANLSFVCYDLSDLSHYAKQLDTSVYRTLKQYLPGPYTFILEASRQVPKILKTKKDTVGIRVPDNNIARAIVQELGNPILSATLPGEYVEEYTDPDLIHDRFEKLVDLVIDGGIGGMVPSTVISFVSGEAEVIREGAGEVM, translated from the coding sequence ATGTTGATACACATTCATCCCGATAATCCGCAAGACCGCCTCATCAAACAAGTCGCGGAGATTTTAAAAAGCGGTGGCGTCATTGTTTATCCAACCGATACCATCTACGGGCTTGGCTGCGACATCACACAGCACAAAGCCGTAGAGCGCATTTGCCGCATCAAAGGCGTTGATCCGCAAAAGGCCAACCTCTCTTTTGTTTGCTACGACTTAAGCGATTTAAGCCATTACGCCAAACAACTTGACACATCGGTTTACCGTACACTCAAGCAATACTTGCCCGGGCCTTATACCTTCATTCTCGAAGCCAGCCGGCAAGTGCCGAAAATTTTAAAAACAAAAAAAGACACCGTGGGCATTCGCGTGCCCGACAACAACATTGCAAGAGCAATTGTGCAAGAATTAGGCAATCCCATTTTAAGCGCCACGCTTCCCGGCGAATACGTGGAAGAATACACCGACCCCGATCTCATTCACGACAGATTTGAAAAGCTCGTTGACCTGGTGATTGACGGGGGCATCGGTGGCATGGTGCCTTCCACCGTTATCAGTTTTGTAAGCGGCGAAGCCGAAGTAATAAGAGAAGGCGCGGGAGAAGTAATGTGA